In Rhizobium sp. N324, a single genomic region encodes these proteins:
- the cckA gene encoding cell cycle histidine kinase CckA, with protein MTKPRQADDYNAPLVDRGGRSGTVLRILLLALVLIAAAGGFIVFKRSLDNEVVLGGLGVLAMVGIFFLVSSVIGFIEVMPQRQSDSLARAFLNSHPDGTLITDEKGRIIYANAAYGALTGARKATEVQTLESLLSRHRESNEALYRLVNGLREGKEGREEFRLLRAVGPGSNSSGAHWYRLKARLLPQEENGGKPLQIWQITDITTERDDQERFFKELQNAIDYLDHAPAGFFSAGRKGEIFYLNATLAEWLGLDLTKFVPGSMTIGDVVAGEGLALIQSVQAEPGLKKTVTLDLDLRKTNGQSLPVQIIHSVTSMRDGAPGESRTIVLGREKSDAGGQSASAAAMRFTRFFNNTPMAIASVDGDGRILRTNAPFLKLFSGVVSRDDLEKAPHLETIVQESDRPQLAEALAAAKDRQGDIAPLDTRTPTDEARYFRFYVNAVIDQSDEAPEEAAIVYAVEVTEQKALEAQMAQTQKMNAVGTLAGGIAHDFNNVLTAILLSSDHLLLQARPADASFADLMEIKRNANRAAVLVRQLLAFSRKQTMRPSVLNLTDVVGDLRMLVDRLLSGTNVKLDVQYGRDLWPVKTDLSQFEQVLINLCVNARDAMPEGGTLTLRTRNLTASEVSAFNYSYMPAEDMVLIEVADNGTGIAPEIMDKIFEPFFTTKDVGKGTGLGLAMVYGIVKQSGGYIQPESEVGKGTTFRVFLPRHIPEPAVAAEAGAIDAAVAEIGMQPEAPAAQQPEDLTGSAVILLVEDEEAVRRGGKRMLETRGYTVHEAGSGVEALSIMEELDGKVDIVVSDVVMPEMDGPTLLRELRKSYPDMKFIFVSGYAEDAFARNLPPEAKFGFLPKPFSLKQLAVVVKETLDG; from the coding sequence ATGACGAAACCGCGTCAGGCCGACGATTATAACGCACCGCTTGTGGATCGTGGGGGGCGTTCTGGCACGGTCTTGCGCATTCTTCTGCTGGCTCTCGTGCTGATCGCCGCCGCCGGCGGCTTCATCGTCTTCAAACGGTCGCTTGATAACGAGGTCGTGCTCGGCGGTCTCGGCGTGCTCGCCATGGTCGGCATCTTCTTCCTGGTATCCTCGGTCATTGGCTTCATCGAGGTGATGCCGCAGCGCCAGTCCGACAGCCTGGCGCGCGCCTTCCTCAACAGTCACCCGGACGGCACGCTGATCACCGACGAAAAGGGCCGGATCATCTATGCCAATGCCGCTTATGGCGCGCTGACCGGCGCGCGCAAGGCGACGGAGGTGCAGACGCTGGAAAGCCTGCTGTCGCGCCACCGCGAATCGAACGAGGCGCTCTACAGGCTGGTCAACGGACTGCGTGAGGGCAAGGAGGGCCGGGAGGAATTCCGCCTGCTGCGCGCTGTCGGCCCCGGCAGCAACAGCTCCGGCGCCCATTGGTACCGGCTGAAAGCGCGGCTACTGCCTCAGGAAGAGAACGGCGGCAAGCCGCTGCAGATCTGGCAGATCACCGATATCACCACCGAGCGCGACGATCAGGAGCGCTTCTTCAAGGAGTTGCAGAACGCGATCGACTATCTCGACCATGCGCCGGCCGGATTCTTTTCCGCCGGCAGGAAGGGCGAGATCTTCTATCTCAATGCGACGCTCGCCGAGTGGCTGGGGCTCGACCTCACCAAATTCGTGCCGGGCTCGATGACGATCGGCGACGTGGTGGCGGGCGAGGGGCTAGCGCTGATCCAGTCGGTGCAGGCAGAACCCGGCCTGAAAAAGACCGTGACGCTCGATCTCGACCTGCGCAAGACCAACGGCCAGAGCCTGCCGGTGCAGATCATCCACAGCGTCACGTCGATGCGCGACGGCGCACCCGGCGAAAGCCGGACGATCGTGCTGGGGCGTGAAAAGAGCGATGCCGGCGGTCAGTCCGCTTCTGCCGCCGCCATGCGCTTCACCCGCTTCTTTAACAACACCCCGATGGCGATCGCCTCGGTGGACGGCGATGGGCGCATCCTGCGGACGAACGCGCCGTTCCTCAAGCTGTTCTCCGGCGTCGTCTCGCGCGACGATCTCGAAAAGGCGCCGCATCTCGAAACCATCGTGCAGGAAAGCGACCGGCCGCAGCTCGCCGAGGCGCTGGCGGCGGCCAAGGACCGGCAAGGCGACATCGCGCCGCTCGATACCCGCACGCCGACCGACGAGGCGCGCTATTTCCGTTTCTATGTCAACGCCGTCATCGATCAGAGCGACGAGGCGCCCGAGGAGGCGGCAATTGTTTACGCCGTCGAGGTGACCGAGCAGAAGGCACTGGAAGCGCAGATGGCGCAGACGCAGAAGATGAATGCTGTCGGCACGCTTGCCGGCGGCATCGCGCATGATTTCAACAATGTGCTGACGGCGATCCTGCTTTCCTCGGACCATCTGCTGCTGCAGGCGCGACCGGCCGATGCGAGCTTTGCCGACCTTATGGAGATCAAGCGCAACGCCAACCGCGCCGCGGTGCTGGTGCGCCAGCTGCTCGCCTTCTCGCGCAAGCAGACGATGCGGCCCTCGGTGCTGAACCTGACAGATGTCGTCGGCGACCTGCGCATGCTGGTCGACCGGCTGCTTTCCGGCACCAACGTCAAGCTCGACGTGCAATATGGCCGCGACCTCTGGCCCGTCAAAACCGATCTTTCGCAATTCGAACAGGTGCTGATCAATCTCTGCGTCAATGCGCGCGATGCCATGCCCGAGGGCGGCACGCTGACGCTGCGCACCCGAAACCTGACAGCTTCAGAGGTCTCCGCCTTCAACTATTCCTACATGCCGGCCGAGGACATGGTGCTGATCGAGGTTGCCGATAACGGCACCGGCATCGCGCCCGAAATCATGGACAAGATCTTCGAGCCGTTCTTCACCACCAAGGATGTCGGCAAGGGCACCGGGCTCGGCCTCGCCATGGTCTACGGCATCGTCAAGCAATCGGGCGGCTACATCCAGCCGGAATCCGAAGTCGGCAAGGGCACCACATTCCGGGTCTTCCTGCCGCGCCACATCCCGGAACCGGCGGTTGCCGCCGAAGCCGGCGCGATCGACGCCGCCGTCGCTGAAATCGGCATGCAGCCGGAGGCGCCAGCGGCGCAGCAGCCGGAGGACCTGACGGGATCGGCGGTCATTCTTCTCGTCGAAGACGAAGAGGCGGTGCGCCGTGGCGGCAAGCGCATGCTGGAAACGCGTGGCTACACCGTGCACGAGGCGGGCTCGGGCGTCGAGGCGCTCAGCATCATGGAAGAGCTCGACGGCAAGGTCGACATCGTCGTTTCCGACGTGGTCATGCCCGAAATGGACGGCCCGACACTGCTGCGCGAGCTGCGCAAGTCCTATCCCGACATGAAATTCATCTTCGTCTCAGGCTATGCCGAAGATGCCTTCGCCCGCAACCTGCCGCCGGAAGCCAAATTCGGATTTTTGCCGAAGCCGTTTTCGCTGAAGCAACTGGCTGTGGTGGTGAAGGAGACGTTGGACGGGTGA
- a CDS encoding flagellar biosynthetic protein FliO, which translates to MLDDVVGAYGSRFLLAAGGVGLALLLLILVLWVIRRRAPSPFVRGGRNRQPRLQVLDAAAVDTRRRLVLVRRDDVEHLIMIGGPSDIVIESRILPATAQQPETADHPQPVEQRAISPARPETPSLSPPRAPVAAPVAVPVAAPAAARSEPAAEPSFSAPVSAEPRPRPEPPAQPVVAPPVATSPLPVTPVTPPLSAERDIPAPPAPPQPRPPERVVASPVAQPASFHDTASAAEILDAARQRVMPQQRIEPEISAPSFQGMPAAARAAPGTTEDDAAAQPAAAIRGDFQRVLEEEMANNLTAERIVPVPANQPSRQAMPQPQPGNLPRRDPDLAPITGADTELQKEVARIFGEMSVNRDK; encoded by the coding sequence ATGTTGGATGATGTTGTCGGAGCGTATGGCAGCCGTTTTCTGCTTGCAGCCGGTGGCGTCGGCCTAGCGCTTCTTCTGCTCATCCTGGTGCTCTGGGTGATCCGCAGACGGGCGCCCTCGCCCTTCGTGCGCGGCGGCCGCAATCGCCAGCCCCGTCTGCAGGTTCTGGATGCCGCAGCTGTCGATACCCGCCGCCGGCTGGTGCTGGTGCGCCGCGACGATGTCGAGCATCTGATCATGATCGGCGGCCCGAGCGATATCGTCATCGAAAGCCGTATCCTGCCGGCAACGGCGCAACAGCCGGAAACCGCCGACCACCCGCAACCCGTCGAGCAGCGCGCAATATCCCCGGCGCGCCCGGAAACGCCATCGCTTTCTCCGCCCCGCGCCCCAGTTGCAGCGCCGGTTGCAGTCCCCGTCGCCGCTCCTGCCGCAGCCCGCAGCGAGCCGGCCGCCGAGCCTTCCTTCTCCGCGCCGGTTTCGGCGGAGCCGCGCCCGCGCCCCGAACCGCCGGCCCAGCCGGTCGTGGCGCCGCCGGTGGCGACGAGCCCTCTTCCGGTAACGCCCGTGACACCTCCGCTGTCGGCCGAACGCGACATTCCTGCGCCTCCCGCCCCGCCTCAGCCGCGCCCGCCGGAGCGTGTCGTTGCTTCCCCGGTCGCGCAGCCCGCATCGTTCCACGATACCGCAAGTGCGGCCGAGATTCTCGATGCCGCCCGCCAGCGCGTTATGCCGCAGCAGCGCATCGAACCCGAAATTTCCGCTCCATCTTTCCAGGGCATGCCGGCCGCCGCCCGCGCAGCGCCCGGCACAACCGAGGACGATGCGGCAGCACAGCCGGCAGCAGCGATCCGCGGTGATTTCCAGCGAGTGCTGGAAGAGGAGATGGCGAACAATCTGACAGCCGAACGCATCGTCCCGGTGCCGGCAAACCAGCCCTCCCGCCAAGCCATGCCCCAGCCGCAGCCAGGCAATCTGCCGCGCCGCGATCCCGACC